One part of the Astatotilapia calliptera chromosome 9, fAstCal1.2, whole genome shotgun sequence genome encodes these proteins:
- the LOC113029217 gene encoding regulator of G-protein signaling 20-like, giving the protein MLPLNAPMGSEREEMRKTQVQVHQEAAASVLQARTRMGNTPTNASNACCFCWCCCCSCSCLTVRNEDETIQRSTFESRTDKTTNCEESPKPTLEDTRSWAMSFERVMKSAAGRSCFRQFLRTEFSEENMMFWLACEELKKETNKTVVEEKVRQIYEDFISILSPKEVSLDSRVREVINRNMLEPTSHTFDDAQQQIYTLMQRDSYPRFINSSAYADLLKSLEESQSPSEP; this is encoded by the exons ATGCTTCCGCTTAATGCG CCCATGGGCTCAGAGCGGGAGGAGATGCGTAAGACACAGGTGCAGGTTCATCAAGAAGCAGCTGCCAGTGTCCTCCAAGCGCGCACCAGAATGGGAAACACCCCCACCAACGCCTCAAAtgcctgctgcttctgctggtgctgctgctgtagctgtTCCTG TTTGACTGTTAGAAACGAAGACGAAACAATACAAAGGTCCACGTTTGAGAGCAGGACGGACAAAACCACTAATTGCGAAGAAAG CCCAAAGCCTACTCTGGAAGACACTCGCTCCTGGGCGATGTCATTTGAAAGGGTGATGAAAAGTGCAGCCGGGCGAAGCTGCTTCAGGCAGTTCCTGAGAACAGAGTTCAGCGAGGAGAACATGATGTTCTGGCTCGCCTGCGAGGAGCTCAAAAAGGAGACGAACAAGACTGTGGTGGAGGAGAAAGTCCGCCAGATCTATGAGGACTTCATCTCCATCCTTTCCCCTAAAGAG GTCAGTCTGGATTCACGCGTCCGAGAAGTGATAAACCGCAATATGCTTGAGCCGACCTCGCACACGTTCGACGATGCTCAGCAGCAGATCTACACGCTGATGCAGAGAGACTCGTACCCCCGCTTTATAAACTCATCTGCGTACGCAGATCTGCTGAAGAGCCTGGAGGAGTCTCAGTCTCCCTCTGAGCCATAG